The following proteins come from a genomic window of Malus domestica chromosome 02, GDT2T_hap1:
- the LOC103406751 gene encoding E3 ubiquitin-protein ligase ATL4 — MSETAAAPPPPLPILPHRQSSSSFKTLTPSLFIIIVILTATLVASICLCLILRHLNRRCIRRLAPSPAISSSDSRRISTRRVNPVTLPTLPLFTFSSITRRSSTTISADCAVCLSKFEPSDELRLLPLCCHAFHAVCIDTWLQSQQTCPLCRSSIAASDAELMTLASSNEGAATTNGGSFRLEIGNVSRRNNNQTTTTTTAASSNRHSYSVGSFDYIVDEEASEVRLSNAEREKDEVILPVTEPEPPIPAPFLAAEVGSGRSSWLKDYIDRLSSTLSSRDISFRSSGRFFTGSSRRSEVSVAGDWSLETERVGEEISEMFRWLAGV; from the coding sequence atgtcGGAAACAGCAGCAGCACCGCCGCCGCCTCTGCCAATACTACCTCACCGccaatcctcctcctccttcaaaaccctaaccccgaGCCTCTTCATCATCATTGTCATCCTCACAGCCACACTCGTGGCCTCAATCTGCCTCTGTCTCATCCTCCGCCACCTCAACCGCCGATGCATCCGTCGCCTAGCGCCTTCCCCCGCCATCTCATCCTCCGATTCTCGCCGCATATCCACTCGCCGAGTCAATCCGGTGACCTTGCCTACCCTCCCTCTCTTCACCTTCTCCTCCATCACTCGCCGATCCTCCACCACCATATCCGCCGACTGCGCCGTCTGCCTGTCGAAATTCGAGCCCAGCGACGAGCTCCGTCTCCTCCCGCTCTGCTGCCACGCCTTCCACGCCGTCTGCATCGACACGTGGCTCCAGTCGCAGCAGACTTGCCCACTCTGTCGCTCCTCGATCGCCGCTTCCGACGCCGAGCTCATGACGCTCGCCTCCTCCAATGAAGGCGCAGCCACCACAAACGGTGGCAGCTTCCGCCTCGAAATCGGAAACGTCAGCCGCCGCAACAACAACcagacgacgacgacgacgactgcGGCTTCGTCCAATCGGCACTCCTACTCCGTCGGCTCCTTCGATTACATCGTGGACGAGGAGGCGTCGGAAGTGAGGCTGAGCAATGCTGAGCGAGAGAAAGACGAAGTCATCTTGCCGGTGACAGAGCCGGAGCCGCCGATTCCGGCTCCGTTCCTCGCCGCGGAGGTGGGCTCAGGGAGGTCGAGCTGgctcaaggactacattgatcggCTGTCCAGCACCCTCTCGTCCCGAGATATCTCATTTCGGAGCTCTGGACGATTCTTCACCGGAAGCAGCCGTCGGAGCGAGGTGTCCGTGGCCGGCGATTGGAGCTTGGAAACAGAGCGCGTCGGAGAAGAGATATCGGAGATGTTCCGGTGGCTTGCAGGGGTATGA